The Falco rusticolus isolate bFalRus1 chromosome 5, bFalRus1.pri, whole genome shotgun sequence genome has a segment encoding these proteins:
- the RASSF9 gene encoding ras association domain-containing protein 9 isoform X1 — MAPFGRNLLKTRHKNRSPNKDMASNEREIVVWVCQEEKIVCGLTKRTTCAEVIQALLEEHQATFGDKKVLFGKPSDYCIVEKWRGSERVLPPLTKILRLWKAWGEEQSNLHFVLVKSDAFLSFPLWKTAEAKVVQNVEKQWDLSPANYMKMLPIDKQKKIVRKTFRKLAKLKQDSVQQERDNMETLIHLIISQDHTIHQQVLRMKELDMEIEKCEAKFHLDRVANDGENYVQDSYLMINPSEAEQQGSRPDDQKNMHDYLSKSDGILQVEERLKHHKQLIEKLCAEIEREVHGICTEKSGDDIHTEGAANAELENSDLESVKYELEKSMKDGLRINSYLSCIQKELTYRDSLLQKKEKEYELLTEEFNLLHVKDNIETRLPSNEEPSKGSGMSSNSIAVPDFVHRVTNLDINDTDSDTGISSTHSQDSEITSGDMVLLST; from the coding sequence GTCTCCCAACAAGGACATGGCTTCAAATGAAAGAGAGattgtggtttgggtttgtcAGGAAGAGAAGATTGTATGTGGCCTGACAAAGCGCACCACTTGTGCAGAAGTCATTCAAGCATTGCTTGAGGAACATCAAGCAACTTTTGGAGACAAAAAGGTCCTTTTTGGAAAACCTAGTGATTACTGCATTGTAGAAAAATGGAGAGGCTCAGAGCGAGTACTTCCTCCCTTGACAAAGATTCTGAGACTTTGGAAAGCCTGGGGGGAAGAGCAGTctaatttgcattttgtgttgGTAAAGTCAGATGCTTTCCTCTCATTTCCATTGTGGAAGACAGCTGAAGCTAAGGTAGTACAAAATGTAGAAAAACAGTGGGATCTCAGTCCAGCAAATTACATGAAGATGTTGCCAATagataagcaaaagaaaattgtgaGGAAGACTTTCCGGAAACTGGCCAAGCTTAAACAGGACAGTGTTCAGCAAGAGAGAGATAACATGGAGACACTGATTCATCTGATCATTTCTCAAGATCATACCATTCATCAACAAGTCCTTAGAATGAAGGAGCTAGATATGGAAATTGAAAAATGTGAAGCAAAATTCCATCTAGATCGTGTGGCCAATGATGGAGAAAATTATGTACAGGACTCCTATTTAATGATCAATCCAAGTGAGGCTGAGCAGCAAGGGAGTAGGCCAGATGATCAGAAAAACATGCATGACTATTTGAGCAAAAGTGATGGAATTTTACAGGTTGAAGAGAGACTGAAACATCACAAACAATTAATAGAGAAGCTATGTGCTGAAATTGAAAGAGAGGTACACGGTatatgcacagaaaaaagtgGAGACGATATTCACACAGAAGGAGCTGCTAATGCTGAACTGGAAAACTCAGATTTGGAAAGTGTAAAATATGAGCTggaaaaaagtatgaaagaCGGTCTGAGAATCAACTCATACCTGAGCTGCATTCAGAAAGAACTTACATACAGGGACTCACTGcttcaaaagaaggaaaaagaatatgAACTTCTTacagaagaatttaatttactACATGTTAAAGACAACATCGAAACTAGGCTTCCATCAAATGAAGAACCATCCAAGGGCAGTGGCATGTCCAGTAACAGCATTGCTGTTCCTGACTTTGTTCATAGAGTGACTAATCTGGACATAAATGATACAGACTCTGACACTGGAATCAGCTCTACACACAGTCAGGACTCTGAAATAACTTCAGGGGACATGGTACTGTTGTCAACATAG
- the RASSF9 gene encoding ras association domain-containing protein 9 isoform X2, with the protein MASNEREIVVWVCQEEKIVCGLTKRTTCAEVIQALLEEHQATFGDKKVLFGKPSDYCIVEKWRGSERVLPPLTKILRLWKAWGEEQSNLHFVLVKSDAFLSFPLWKTAEAKVVQNVEKQWDLSPANYMKMLPIDKQKKIVRKTFRKLAKLKQDSVQQERDNMETLIHLIISQDHTIHQQVLRMKELDMEIEKCEAKFHLDRVANDGENYVQDSYLMINPSEAEQQGSRPDDQKNMHDYLSKSDGILQVEERLKHHKQLIEKLCAEIEREVHGICTEKSGDDIHTEGAANAELENSDLESVKYELEKSMKDGLRINSYLSCIQKELTYRDSLLQKKEKEYELLTEEFNLLHVKDNIETRLPSNEEPSKGSGMSSNSIAVPDFVHRVTNLDINDTDSDTGISSTHSQDSEITSGDMVLLST; encoded by the coding sequence ATGGCTTCAAATGAAAGAGAGattgtggtttgggtttgtcAGGAAGAGAAGATTGTATGTGGCCTGACAAAGCGCACCACTTGTGCAGAAGTCATTCAAGCATTGCTTGAGGAACATCAAGCAACTTTTGGAGACAAAAAGGTCCTTTTTGGAAAACCTAGTGATTACTGCATTGTAGAAAAATGGAGAGGCTCAGAGCGAGTACTTCCTCCCTTGACAAAGATTCTGAGACTTTGGAAAGCCTGGGGGGAAGAGCAGTctaatttgcattttgtgttgGTAAAGTCAGATGCTTTCCTCTCATTTCCATTGTGGAAGACAGCTGAAGCTAAGGTAGTACAAAATGTAGAAAAACAGTGGGATCTCAGTCCAGCAAATTACATGAAGATGTTGCCAATagataagcaaaagaaaattgtgaGGAAGACTTTCCGGAAACTGGCCAAGCTTAAACAGGACAGTGTTCAGCAAGAGAGAGATAACATGGAGACACTGATTCATCTGATCATTTCTCAAGATCATACCATTCATCAACAAGTCCTTAGAATGAAGGAGCTAGATATGGAAATTGAAAAATGTGAAGCAAAATTCCATCTAGATCGTGTGGCCAATGATGGAGAAAATTATGTACAGGACTCCTATTTAATGATCAATCCAAGTGAGGCTGAGCAGCAAGGGAGTAGGCCAGATGATCAGAAAAACATGCATGACTATTTGAGCAAAAGTGATGGAATTTTACAGGTTGAAGAGAGACTGAAACATCACAAACAATTAATAGAGAAGCTATGTGCTGAAATTGAAAGAGAGGTACACGGTatatgcacagaaaaaagtgGAGACGATATTCACACAGAAGGAGCTGCTAATGCTGAACTGGAAAACTCAGATTTGGAAAGTGTAAAATATGAGCTggaaaaaagtatgaaagaCGGTCTGAGAATCAACTCATACCTGAGCTGCATTCAGAAAGAACTTACATACAGGGACTCACTGcttcaaaagaaggaaaaagaatatgAACTTCTTacagaagaatttaatttactACATGTTAAAGACAACATCGAAACTAGGCTTCCATCAAATGAAGAACCATCCAAGGGCAGTGGCATGTCCAGTAACAGCATTGCTGTTCCTGACTTTGTTCATAGAGTGACTAATCTGGACATAAATGATACAGACTCTGACACTGGAATCAGCTCTACACACAGTCAGGACTCTGAAATAACTTCAGGGGACATGGTACTGTTGTCAACATAG